A stretch of the Ostrea edulis chromosome 9, xbOstEdul1.1, whole genome shotgun sequence genome encodes the following:
- the LOC125658244 gene encoding acetylcholine receptor subunit delta-like has translation MADYSNKIRPVYDQDETIYIYTTFYLSSIVEVDAVQQRLVTTAHLGISWTDELLQWDESSTGIERLYFKQKDIWTPDVVLMNGVKKFEELGGEFYYVEVIPDGTVYWYPYQIFESKCDIDITYFPFDTQICNFVFVSWSFLKSELNITLYEENAPIEYYDYVQNSVWDIVHSTSQTSPEYEADAKVTFTLTLRRKPQYYVMNLILPVVLLGVISLLVFVIPADAGEKMSFAVTVFLAFAVFLSIISMQLPVNSEKTSMLGVYLIFQMTLGVGTIILSSFQLRIHYRKSERKVGKFYRGIVTMERFLRCKICLKSSPQGKSNRQSFQQDVNWDDVSSALDFSCFWVMLLLEVAAIIIFVLHLI, from the exons ATGGCTGACTATTCCAACAAGATCCGCCCTGTTTATGATCAGGATGaaacaatttatatttacacGACGTTCTATTTGTCCAGTATTGTTGAAGTTGACGCTGTCCAGCAGCGGTTAGTGACCACCGCGCACCTTGGCATTTCGTGGACGGACGAGCTCCTTCAGTGGGATGAAAGTAGTACAGGAATTGAAAGGCTGTATTTTAAACAG AAAGATATCTGGACTCCTGACGTGGTACTTATGAATGGCGTCAAAAAGTTCGAGGAATTGGGCGGGGAGTTCTACTATGTGGAGGTTATACCAGACGGTACGGTTTACTGGTACCCCTACCAGATATTCGAGAGCAAGTGTGATATCGACATAACCTACTTTCCTTTCGACACTCAGATCTGCAATTTTGTCTTCGTCAGCTGGAGCTTCCTGAAAAGTGAACTGAATATTACTTTATATGAGGAGAATGCACCAATAGAATACTATGACTATGTGCAAAACTCGGTATGGGACATCGTGCATTCAACTTCTCAGACTTCTCCTGAATATGAAGCGGATGCTAAGGTTACATTCACCCTGACTCTGCGCCGTAAACCACAGTATTACGTCATGAATTTGATCCTACCAGTCGTTCTTCTAGGAGTAATAAGTCTCTTGGTATTTGTAATACCCGCAGATGCTGGAGAGAAGATGTCGTTTGCGGTGACTGTTTTTCTGGCGTTCGCTGTGTTTTTATCCATAATCAGCATGCAACTTCCGGTTAATTCAGAAAAAACATCAATGTTAGGAGTATATCTCATCTTTCAAATGACGCTTGGGGTGGGTACCATAATTTTGTCCTCCTTTCAACTCAGGATCCACTATAGAAAGTCCGAAAGAAAGGTGGGCAAGTTTTACAGAGGAATTGTTACTATGGAGAGATTCCTGAGgtgtaaaatatgtttgaaatctTCCCCTCAGGGAAAAAGCAACAGACAATCTTTCCAACAAGATGTAAACTGGGATGACGTATCATCTGCGCTTGATTTCTCTTGTTTCTGGGTAATGTTGCTTTTAGAAGTGGCCGCAATCATAATCTTTGTCTTGCATTTAATATAA